From one Polynucleobacter sp. UK-FUSCHL-C3 genomic stretch:
- the cgtA gene encoding Obg family GTPase CgtA has protein sequence MKFIDEAKIEVIAGNGGAGSASMRREKFIEFGGPDGGDGGRGGSVYAIADRNINTLIDYRYSKTHLAKNGEPGRGADCYGRAGDDIELRMPVGTIITDFETGDLIADLTKHGERLCLAEGGVGGWGNIHFKSSTNRAPRQKTNGKPGVRRKLKLELKVLADVGLLGMPNAGKSTLITAVSNARPKIADYPFTTLHPNLGVVRVGSERSFVIADIPGLIEGAAEGAGLGHRFLRHLQRTGVLLHLVDIAPFDENVDIVADAKAIVNELRKYDEALYQKPRWLVLNKVDMLQPEERQKVIKDFLKRFKWDGPVFEVSALNGEGCDRLCYAIQDYLDGLRKERDLEEERAEDPRFLDE, from the coding sequence ATGAAATTTATCGACGAAGCAAAAATTGAGGTCATTGCTGGCAATGGTGGAGCCGGTAGTGCGTCGATGCGTCGCGAGAAGTTTATTGAATTCGGTGGCCCAGATGGCGGCGATGGAGGCCGTGGCGGCAGTGTTTATGCGATTGCCGATCGTAATATCAATACCCTAATCGACTATCGTTATTCAAAAACACATTTGGCAAAGAATGGTGAGCCTGGTCGAGGCGCAGATTGTTATGGTCGGGCTGGCGATGATATTGAGTTGCGGATGCCAGTAGGAACAATCATCACAGATTTTGAAACAGGCGATCTCATTGCCGACCTAACAAAGCATGGTGAACGTCTATGTCTTGCTGAGGGCGGTGTGGGCGGGTGGGGCAATATTCATTTCAAGAGCAGTACCAATCGCGCGCCCCGCCAGAAAACAAATGGCAAGCCAGGCGTGCGCCGTAAGCTAAAACTTGAACTAAAAGTATTAGCTGATGTCGGCTTATTGGGCATGCCCAATGCCGGTAAATCAACCTTAATTACAGCAGTATCAAACGCTCGCCCCAAGATTGCAGATTATCCATTTACAACGCTACATCCCAATTTAGGCGTAGTGAGAGTGGGTAGCGAACGCAGCTTTGTGATTGCAGATATTCCAGGCCTCATTGAAGGGGCTGCGGAAGGAGCCGGACTCGGACATCGTTTTCTACGCCATCTTCAGCGTACTGGGGTGTTATTGCATCTAGTCGATATTGCACCCTTTGATGAGAATGTGGATATCGTTGCCGATGCTAAAGCTATTGTGAATGAATTACGCAAGTATGACGAGGCGCTTTATCAAAAGCCCCGCTGGTTGGTACTCAATAAGGTCGATATGCTTCAGCCTGAGGAGCGACAAAAAGTGATCAAGGATTTTCTGAAGCGTTTTAAATGGGATGGTCCTGTTTTTGAGGTATCGGCCCTAAATGGTGAGGGATGTGACCGACTTTGCTATGCCATTCAGGATTATTTAGACGGTCTTCGTAAAGAGCGTGATTTAGAGGAGGAGCGGGCCGAAGACCCCCGTTTCTTGGATGAATAG
- a CDS encoding CNP1-like family protein, giving the protein MKRTLSTLALILTLAGCFSDPLIDGTDPYAPTVFKEGSTPLPLNPPNKKYLVPFSVSQTTVFKFAIDTESIKIGNDGVTRYIVVITNPSGGQNAYFEGIRCETFQWRLYGTLETNQQWRTNPLGQWLPIKDSVPNRYQAALAQGALCDLASQVKSFSKVMQSLDPNNFTGLIAIPK; this is encoded by the coding sequence ATGAAACGCACACTCTCTACCCTGGCTCTGATACTTACCCTTGCTGGATGCTTCTCTGATCCACTGATTGATGGTACAGACCCCTATGCGCCTACGGTGTTTAAGGAGGGTTCGACCCCCTTGCCACTTAATCCACCCAATAAAAAATATTTAGTACCGTTCTCGGTATCTCAAACCACTGTCTTTAAATTCGCCATCGATACCGAATCCATCAAGATTGGGAATGATGGTGTTACACGCTATATCGTTGTGATTACCAACCCCAGTGGTGGACAAAATGCCTACTTCGAAGGAATTCGGTGTGAAACTTTTCAATGGCGTCTTTACGGTACATTAGAGACCAACCAACAATGGCGCACCAATCCATTGGGTCAATGGTTACCAATTAAGGATAGCGTACCTAATCGCTATCAAGCAGCACTTGCGCAAGGTGCACTATGTGATTTAGCCAGCCAAGTGAAGAGTTTCTCCAAAGTAATGCAGTCATTAGATCCAAATAACTTTACTGGCTTAATAGCCATACCCAAATAA